The nucleotide sequence CGGTGACGCCGACCGCGAACTCGGTGTCGTAGCCATGGTCCTTCATGGCCTTGATCTCGATGGTGCCCAGGCCGGCGGCGTCGGCGATGGCGGTGCCGCTCATGCCGGCGAACACCACCGAGCCCACCACGTTGACATGGCCCAGGCCGCCCTTGAGCCAGCCCACCAGCGCCAGCGCGTAGTTGTAGATGCGGTTGGTGATGCCGGCGTTGTTCATCAGGTTGCCGGCCAGGATGAAGAAGGGCACGGCCAGCAACGGGAAGCTGTCGATGCCGCTGACCATGCGGTGGATGACCACGAAGGCCGGCAGGTTGCCCGTCCACCAGATGTACAGCAGGGCCGAGCCGGCCATGGCCAGGGCCACCGGCAGCCCGCCGGTCATGAGGAACAGGAAGATGATCTTCAGCATGGATTCACTCGGTGAGGGCGTCCGACCCTTCAGGCCGTTCCAGCACCGTCCAGCCACGCCGGCGGTGCACCAGCGCGAGTTGCACCGAGCGCACGGCCATGGCGACGAAGCCGGCCAGGCACACGCCGTAGACCCAGTTCATCGGCAGGTCGATCATGGTCATGCGCGAGTTGCTGCCCAGCTTGAGCATCATCATCACGGTGAGCACGGCGGCCGCCGCGAAGAAGGTGATGCGCAGCAGGTCCACCAGCGTCGCCAGGACGCGGCCCGCGCGGCGCGGCAGGTAGCGGTAGACGATGTCCACGTGGATGTGGTTGTTCTTGATGACGCCGATGACCGCGCCGGTGAACACCGTCGCGATCAGCAGGTAGCGGGCGATCTCCTCGGTCCAGGCGGCCGAGTCGTTGAGCACGTAGCGGGTGAAGAACTGGTAGAAGACGGTGATCCCCAGCAGCCAGAAGAAGCCCAGGGCGACCCAGGCCTCCACCGGCGTGCCGGCGAGCTGGACCGCCTCGTCCTGCGCATGGAACTCGCCATCCTCCCCCATCACCCGGGGCATGTCGTCCAGGACCGAAGACATCGCGGCACCCTTACTTGATGGCGATGACGCGGTCCCAGTCCTTCTTGTCCAGCTGCATGGAGCCGAACTCGATGGCCTTGAGCACGCGCTGCTGGAAGTCGTTGCGGTCCACGGTGATGATGTTCAGGCCCTTCTTCTTGAACTCGTCGACCAGCTCGCCCTCGCGCTTGCGCACGTCCTGGCTGGCCTTCTCGGCCGCCTCCTGCGTCACCTCCAGCAGCGTCTTCTGCTCGGCCGGCGTGAGGCGGCCCATGGTGGTGGGCGAGACGATGGTCAGCAGCGAGTCGGCGATGTGGCCGGTCAGGATGATGTTCTTCTGCACCTCGTAGAACTTCTTGGCCTCGATGGTGGGCAGCGGGTTCTCCTGCGCGTCGACGGTGCCGTTCTGCAGCGCCAGGTACACCTCGGCGAAGGCGATGGGCGTCGGGTTGGCGCCGCAAGCGCGCGGCAGCGCGGTGTAGGCGGGCGCGTCGGGCACGCGCATCTTCAGGCCCTTCATCTCGTCGCAGGTCTTGAAGGCCTTGTTGCTGGTGGCGTGGCGCACGCCGTAGTAGGTCATGGCCGTCACGGTGTTACCGCCGCTGGCCTTCTTGTAGCCTTCGGCCAGCTCCTTGAACACGTCGCTCTTGGCGTACTTGAGCACGTGGTCGGCGTCGCGGAAGGTGAAGGGGTAGTAGCTCACGGCCAGCCGCGGGAACGAGCGCGCGGCGAAGGAGGCGCCGGTCAGGATGATGTCCACCGTGCCCAGCTGCAGGCCCTGGTTGATGTCGCTTTCCTTGCCCAGGCTGGAGGCCGGGAACACCTGGATCTCGTACTTGCCGTTGGTGCGCTTCTTGAACTCCTCGCCGGCCCAGACCGACCACTTGTGGAAGGGCTCGGAGGCCTCGTACACGTGGGCCCACTTCAGCTTGGTCTGCGCGTTGGCGGCGCCGAACGGTGCCAGGGCGCCGGCCAGCAGGGCGCAGGCGGCTATCGATCGAAGGGTGAACCGGTGGGTCATCATGCTCGTCTCCTGAGTTGTAGAGGTGCTGGCGGGGTGTGGGATGCGTTGGCGCGGCGCCAGCTCGCGCCGTATCTCTTGCAGGCGCGCTGCAGGTGCAGGTGCATCGCCTCGCGCGCGGCCTGCGGGTCGCGCCCGCGGATGGCCTCCAGCACCTGCGCGTGCTCGACCAGCGCGGCGCTCCAGGAGGCGGGGTTCTCGAAGTAGTCGCCCAACCGCTCGAACAGCGGGCCGCTGCGCGCCTGCCAGTAGCCCATGACGGTGTCGCGCAGCACCTCGTTGCCGCAGGCACCCGCCACGGCGGCGTGGAAGGCCTCGTCGCCCTCGCGCGGCACGATGCCTGCGTCGGCCTGCTCCTGCATGCGGGCCAGGGCGCCGGCCATGGCCGCGACCTGGGCGCGCTTGGCATGGCGCGCCGCCAGCGCGGCGACCTCGCCCTCCACCAGCTCGCGCGCGCGCATCAGCTCCAGCGGGCCCCACTCGGCCGAGTCGTGCCCGGCGGCGGCGCCGCGCGGCAGCGGCTGGCGCACGTAGATGCCCGAGCCCGTGCGCACCTCGACCCAGCCTTCCACCTCCAGGGCGATCAGCGCCTCGCGCACCGAGGGGCGGCTCACGCCCAGCTGGCGCGCCAGGTCGCGCTCGGCCGGCAGGCGGCTGGCCGGCGCGAACTCGCCGGCCGCGATCAGCGAGCGCAGCTGCTCGGCGATCTGGCGGTACAGGCGATTCGACTCGACGGTCTGCAGCGGCATGGGTGGGGGTGTGGCGTGTGGCGACGGTGTCAGGGTTGACCGCAAGTGGCCAAGTGGTCTGACCAATTAAGATGCGCCGAAAACCCGCGCCGGGCATCGGGCAAAACCCGCAGGCGCCCTTTTCAGGAGACAGCTTCATGAGACTGCAAGGCAAGACCGCCCTGGTCACCGCAGCCGGGCAGGGCATAGGCCGCGCCAGCGCGCTGGCGCTGGCCGCGCAAGGCGCCCAGGTGTGGGC is from Ramlibacter tataouinensis TTB310 and encodes:
- a CDS encoding TRAP transporter small permease translates to MSSVLDDMPRVMGEDGEFHAQDEAVQLAGTPVEAWVALGFFWLLGITVFYQFFTRYVLNDSAAWTEEIARYLLIATVFTGAVIGVIKNNHIHVDIVYRYLPRRAGRVLATLVDLLRITFFAAAAVLTVMMMLKLGSNSRMTMIDLPMNWVYGVCLAGFVAMAVRSVQLALVHRRRGWTVLERPEGSDALTE
- a CDS encoding FadR/GntR family transcriptional regulator, which gives rise to MPLQTVESNRLYRQIAEQLRSLIAAGEFAPASRLPAERDLARQLGVSRPSVREALIALEVEGWVEVRTGSGIYVRQPLPRGAAAGHDSAEWGPLELMRARELVEGEVAALAARHAKRAQVAAMAGALARMQEQADAGIVPREGDEAFHAAVAGACGNEVLRDTVMGYWQARSGPLFERLGDYFENPASWSAALVEHAQVLEAIRGRDPQAAREAMHLHLQRACKRYGASWRRANASHTPPAPLQLRRRA
- a CDS encoding sialic acid TRAP transporter substrate-binding protein SiaP, whose amino-acid sequence is MMTHRFTLRSIAACALLAGALAPFGAANAQTKLKWAHVYEASEPFHKWSVWAGEEFKKRTNGKYEIQVFPASSLGKESDINQGLQLGTVDIILTGASFAARSFPRLAVSYYPFTFRDADHVLKYAKSDVFKELAEGYKKASGGNTVTAMTYYGVRHATSNKAFKTCDEMKGLKMRVPDAPAYTALPRACGANPTPIAFAEVYLALQNGTVDAQENPLPTIEAKKFYEVQKNIILTGHIADSLLTIVSPTTMGRLTPAEQKTLLEVTQEAAEKASQDVRKREGELVDEFKKKGLNIITVDRNDFQQRVLKAIEFGSMQLDKKDWDRVIAIK